In Promicromonospora sp. Populi, one genomic interval encodes:
- a CDS encoding error-prone DNA polymerase has translation MTGYAELHAHSAFSFLDGASHPEELAAEGKRLGLKALAITDHDGLYGVVRFSEAAKKVELPTVFGAELHLPVASTGGSRSPGVRGSTGRRGSAGAKGAPVLDPPTGTPDPRATHLLVLARGEHGYRNLSSAIGTAHLEAGVKGAAKYTLESLGEASAGEWLVLTGCRKGAVRQALMAGGNRTDRLGAARREIERLVDAFGRDNVAVEITATGDPRDADLHAALALLAQEAHLPLVATTAAHYARPRDADLAGALAAVRARSSLDDLDGWLPGAPTAHLRSGDEMARLHHLHPQAVPTAAALGAECAFDLKLIAPNLPPYDVPPGYNEATWLRELAHRGATKHYGPRESNKKAWAQIDHELRVITDLNFPGYFLVVYDLVEFCRREGILAQGRGSAANSAVCFALGITAVDAVKHKLLFERFLAPERDGPPDIDIDIESVRREEVIQYVYDKFGRTHAAQVANVISYRPRSAVRDAARALGYDIGQQDAWSKSIERWGSLKPTPSGTPLNKTAAKDARTTALWGPREPRPHIGHTGPGRTHDGGPGIFVDVLAEETRTPGEPRPARADDSHDVVPFRTPPSAAEEGEIPDDVLDLADRMLRLPRHLGIHSGGMVMCDRPVIEVVPVEWARMEGRTVLQWDKEDCADAGLVKFDLLGLGMLTAIRYAFESIEEHTGKRYELHDLSGNDDKLVYDLLCAADTVGVFQVESRAQMSTLPRLQPRDFYSIVVEVALIRPGPIQGGSVHPYIERARGRQEVDYPHELLEPVLKRTLGVPLFQEQLMQMAIEVAGFSPKESDQLRRAMGSKRSVERMEEMRERFYAGMTANKVEPDKQDEIFEKLKAFADFGFPESHAYSFAHLVYVSSWLKVHHPAAFYAGLLAAQPMGFYSPQSLVADARRHGVRVLRPSVAASRVLASVERLPSVDMPDGGASDGDDVADSDPGTETAPSVARLVRADPALAVRMGLESVRGIGKDKAEEIVAARGAVGPAGFASLRDLVQRVELSTAQLEALATGGALESLGVERREGLWAAGALGQEGPTTLPGVSVGVEAPMLPGMSEIELSQADAWATGVTPDSYPTQHVRPGLAAAGVLTVAQAIATQAGRRIAVGGVVTHRQRPGTAGGVTFLSLEDETGLLNVICTVGLWQRFRKVARSAPAMVVRGRIESADNAVNLLAEHLAPLTLGVPGRSRDFQ, from the coding sequence ATGACTGGCTACGCCGAGCTGCATGCCCACTCCGCGTTCAGCTTTCTCGACGGCGCCTCCCACCCCGAGGAGCTCGCCGCAGAGGGCAAGCGGCTCGGGCTGAAGGCGCTCGCGATCACCGACCACGACGGGCTGTACGGGGTGGTGCGGTTCTCGGAGGCCGCGAAGAAGGTCGAGCTGCCCACCGTGTTCGGGGCGGAGCTGCACCTGCCGGTGGCCTCGACCGGCGGGAGCAGGTCGCCCGGCGTGCGCGGGTCAACCGGCCGGCGCGGCTCGGCCGGCGCGAAGGGCGCACCCGTGCTGGACCCGCCCACCGGTACCCCCGACCCGCGCGCCACGCACCTGCTTGTGCTCGCGCGTGGCGAGCACGGCTACCGCAACCTGTCGAGCGCGATCGGCACCGCGCACCTGGAAGCAGGAGTCAAGGGCGCGGCGAAGTACACGCTGGAGTCCCTGGGCGAGGCGAGCGCAGGCGAGTGGCTGGTCCTCACCGGCTGCCGCAAGGGCGCGGTCCGCCAGGCCCTGATGGCCGGGGGGAACCGTACCGACCGGCTCGGCGCCGCCCGGCGCGAGATCGAGCGGCTGGTCGATGCGTTCGGGCGGGACAACGTCGCCGTCGAGATCACCGCTACCGGCGACCCGCGCGACGCCGACCTGCACGCCGCGCTCGCCCTCCTCGCGCAGGAGGCGCACCTGCCGCTGGTCGCCACCACCGCCGCGCACTACGCGCGCCCGCGGGACGCCGACCTGGCCGGGGCGCTGGCCGCCGTCCGGGCCCGCTCATCCCTGGACGACCTGGACGGCTGGCTGCCCGGCGCCCCCACTGCCCACCTGCGCAGCGGTGACGAGATGGCACGCCTGCACCACCTGCACCCGCAGGCCGTGCCGACGGCGGCCGCGCTGGGGGCGGAGTGCGCCTTCGACCTGAAGCTCATCGCACCGAACCTGCCGCCCTACGACGTGCCACCCGGATACAACGAGGCGACCTGGCTGCGCGAGCTCGCCCATCGGGGCGCGACCAAGCACTACGGCCCGCGCGAGAGCAACAAGAAGGCGTGGGCGCAGATCGACCACGAGCTGCGGGTCATCACCGACCTGAACTTCCCCGGGTACTTCCTCGTGGTCTACGACCTGGTGGAGTTCTGCCGACGAGAAGGGATCCTCGCGCAGGGCCGGGGCAGTGCCGCGAACTCGGCAGTCTGCTTCGCCCTGGGCATCACCGCGGTGGACGCCGTGAAGCACAAGCTGCTGTTCGAACGGTTCCTCGCACCGGAGCGCGACGGTCCGCCGGACATCGACATCGACATCGAGTCGGTGCGCCGCGAGGAGGTGATCCAGTACGTCTACGACAAGTTCGGGCGCACGCACGCGGCGCAGGTCGCGAACGTCATCTCCTACCGGCCGCGGTCAGCGGTGCGCGACGCCGCCCGCGCGCTCGGCTACGACATCGGGCAGCAGGACGCGTGGTCCAAGTCGATCGAGCGCTGGGGGTCGCTGAAACCCACGCCGTCGGGCACACCGCTGAACAAGACCGCGGCCAAGGATGCCCGGACCACCGCGCTGTGGGGCCCGCGGGAACCGCGGCCGCACATCGGGCACACCGGCCCTGGGCGCACCCACGACGGTGGCCCCGGGATCTTCGTCGACGTGCTCGCCGAGGAGACGCGCACCCCCGGGGAGCCGCGGCCGGCCCGCGCCGACGACTCCCACGACGTGGTGCCGTTCCGCACACCGCCGTCGGCCGCGGAAGAGGGGGAGATCCCCGACGACGTGCTCGACCTCGCCGACCGGATGCTCCGCCTGCCCCGGCACCTGGGCATCCACTCGGGCGGCATGGTGATGTGCGACCGCCCGGTGATCGAGGTGGTCCCCGTGGAGTGGGCCCGCATGGAGGGCCGCACGGTGCTGCAGTGGGACAAGGAGGACTGCGCGGACGCGGGACTGGTCAAGTTCGACCTGCTCGGCCTGGGCATGCTGACCGCCATCCGGTACGCGTTCGAGTCCATCGAGGAGCACACCGGGAAGCGTTACGAGCTGCACGACCTGTCCGGCAACGACGACAAACTCGTGTACGACCTGCTGTGCGCCGCCGACACGGTAGGTGTGTTCCAGGTGGAGTCGCGCGCCCAGATGTCGACACTGCCGCGCCTGCAGCCGCGAGACTTCTACAGCATCGTCGTGGAGGTAGCGCTCATCCGGCCCGGCCCCATCCAGGGTGGGTCGGTGCACCCCTATATCGAGCGGGCTCGTGGGCGTCAGGAGGTGGACTACCCGCACGAGCTGCTGGAGCCCGTGCTGAAGCGGACCCTGGGCGTGCCGCTGTTCCAGGAGCAGCTCATGCAGATGGCGATCGAGGTCGCCGGGTTCTCGCCCAAGGAGTCCGACCAGCTGCGGCGCGCCATGGGCTCCAAGCGGTCGGTCGAACGCATGGAGGAGATGCGCGAACGGTTCTACGCGGGGATGACGGCCAACAAGGTCGAGCCCGACAAGCAGGACGAGATCTTCGAGAAGCTCAAGGCGTTCGCCGACTTCGGCTTCCCCGAGTCGCACGCCTACTCCTTCGCCCACCTCGTGTACGTGAGCTCATGGCTCAAGGTGCACCACCCCGCCGCGTTCTATGCGGGGCTGCTCGCGGCCCAGCCCATGGGGTTCTACTCGCCCCAGTCGCTGGTCGCCGACGCGCGCCGGCACGGCGTGCGCGTGCTGCGGCCCTCGGTTGCGGCCTCACGAGTGCTGGCAAGCGTGGAGCGGTTGCCTTCGGTGGATATGCCCGACGGCGGTGCGTCCGACGGCGACGACGTCGCCGACAGCGACCCGGGTACCGAGACTGCCCCTTCCGTGGCCCGGCTCGTCCGAGCAGACCCGGCGCTCGCGGTCCGCATGGGCCTGGAGTCCGTGCGCGGCATCGGCAAGGACAAGGCCGAGGAGATCGTCGCCGCGCGGGGCGCCGTCGGACCGGCGGGGTTCGCGTCGCTGCGGGACCTGGTCCAGCGGGTCGAGCTGTCGACGGCGCAGCTCGAGGCGCTCGCGACGGGCGGTGCGCTGGAGTCGCTCGGCGTCGAACGCCGGGAAGGGCTGTGGGCGGCGGGGGCGCTGGGCCAGGAGGGGCCGACGACGCTGCCCGGCGTCAGCGTCGGCGTCGAGGCCCCGATGCTGCCGGGGATGAGCGAGATCGAGCTGTCGCAGGCCGACGCGTGGGCGACCGGCGTCACGCCCGACTCGTACCCGACGCAGCACGTGCGGCCCGGGCTGGCGGCGGCGGGCGTGCTCACCGTGGCGCAGGCGATCGCGACGCAGGCGGGGCGCCGGATCGCCGTCGGCGGGGTGGTGACCCACCGGCAGCGGCCGGGGACGGCCGGAGGAGTGACCTTCCTGTCCCTGGAGGACGAGACGGGACTGCTCAACGTGATCTGCACAGTCGGGCTGTGGCAGCGGTTCCGGAAGGTGGCGCGGTCAGCGCCGGCCATGGTGGTGCGGGGGCGGATCGAGTCGGCCGACAACGCCGTGAACCTCCTGGCGGAGCATCTTGCGCCGCTGACGCTGGGGGTGCCGGGGCGCTCGCGGGACTTCCAGTGA
- a CDS encoding protein kinase, whose product MTSPAPGVGEVAPAAVGPGPVPLPDPEPAAEPAAAASPPAVPEPIASPGASSGLVPEPEPAPEPAPETTPEPEPEPVPAPPAPPVAPPVAPPAAPLAAALPVRPVRRIPASGERLGRFTLDEALGHGGFAHVYRAQADDGTEVALKVLTGLHDDARERFAQEAQLLERVGGRGFPRFVEAGLDATQPWFAMELVPGTTLRDRVREDGPLSGRAALGLAAQLVDALLVLQEERCLHRDLKPANIMVDGDRVVLIDLGIAKVFDAATSTQPAGTFSYMAPELFGRRVHPRSDVYSLGLLLVYASTGTLPLDLNFLGRDLVATDLVDEEPSDVVPDEDPLPVPPSIDRHVQSLILAMTRYQPNHRPPLENIAGVLRSRLASTTPDPTLLLTSQVLSDGVTAAEVAALPVTDLLAGRGHTRMFQPGLDRSDEATPARTPEPWHALVYDRALMNVLAEVHADGFDGAAEQVVADHVSEIGVHVAGGATPAEIKDWIWQAMRWQVTSPADGHADTLRGWRAFRSPEAAPVSERSSGGSSSSSGRSPDSVRPAAAATQVVRNLVPPPQSFEPRKSPVKHLGPAPQQPRTKPPVHATRPMPVLPSSAPKQQPAARPPSRQPGAQPGRQAGQQPGRQAARQPSVQPGRQPGVQPRPPAPVVPRRKPWPLRLLSALVRWIPRLVLLWAAYVLIAQDYPPGGQPYLVAPALAIAALGLAVLLRVLGQAMKVWFYVVATVLVGVGSVVLWATSTGLLYMA is encoded by the coding sequence ATGACGTCACCAGCGCCAGGCGTCGGCGAGGTCGCGCCAGCGGCCGTCGGCCCCGGTCCGGTCCCGTTGCCTGATCCCGAGCCTGCAGCCGAGCCCGCAGCCGCGGCCTCCCCACCGGCGGTCCCGGAGCCCATCGCCTCCCCCGGGGCCTCCTCCGGGCTGGTTCCAGAGCCCGAACCAGCCCCGGAACCAGCGCCCGAGACGACCCCAGAACCAGAGCCCGAACCAGTGCCCGCGCCGCCCGCCCCGCCCGTCGCCCCGCCCGTCGCCCCGCCCGCTGCCCCACTCGCCGCGGCGCTCCCCGTGCGCCCGGTCCGGCGCATCCCCGCGAGCGGGGAACGGCTGGGCCGGTTCACCCTGGACGAGGCGCTCGGCCACGGCGGTTTCGCGCACGTGTACCGGGCGCAGGCCGACGACGGCACGGAAGTCGCCCTCAAGGTCCTGACCGGACTGCACGACGACGCCCGCGAACGCTTCGCACAAGAGGCGCAGCTCCTGGAACGCGTGGGCGGGCGGGGCTTCCCGCGCTTCGTGGAGGCCGGCCTGGACGCGACCCAGCCCTGGTTCGCGATGGAGCTCGTGCCCGGCACCACGCTGCGGGACCGGGTGCGCGAGGACGGGCCGCTGTCCGGCCGTGCGGCGCTGGGCCTGGCCGCGCAGCTCGTCGACGCGCTGCTCGTGCTGCAGGAGGAGCGCTGCCTGCACCGCGACCTCAAGCCGGCGAACATCATGGTCGACGGCGACCGCGTGGTGCTCATCGACCTGGGCATCGCCAAGGTCTTCGACGCCGCGACATCCACGCAGCCCGCCGGAACCTTCTCGTACATGGCGCCGGAGCTGTTCGGGCGCCGGGTGCACCCGCGCTCGGACGTGTACAGCCTGGGGCTGCTGCTCGTGTACGCGAGCACGGGCACGCTGCCGCTGGACCTGAACTTCCTGGGCCGGGACCTGGTGGCCACCGATCTCGTGGACGAGGAGCCCTCTGACGTCGTCCCGGACGAGGATCCCCTGCCCGTGCCGCCGAGCATCGACCGGCACGTGCAGTCGCTGATCCTCGCCATGACCCGGTACCAGCCGAACCACCGCCCGCCGCTGGAGAACATCGCGGGGGTGCTGCGCTCCCGGCTCGCGAGCACAACTCCCGACCCGACGCTGCTGCTCACCTCCCAGGTACTCAGCGACGGCGTGACGGCCGCCGAGGTGGCCGCGCTCCCGGTGACGGACCTGCTGGCCGGCCGGGGCCACACCCGGATGTTCCAGCCGGGCCTCGACCGGTCGGACGAGGCCACGCCCGCCCGCACCCCGGAACCCTGGCACGCGCTCGTGTACGACCGCGCGCTCATGAACGTCCTGGCCGAGGTGCACGCTGACGGTTTCGACGGCGCCGCGGAGCAGGTGGTGGCCGACCACGTCTCGGAGATCGGCGTGCACGTCGCCGGTGGCGCCACCCCGGCCGAGATCAAGGACTGGATCTGGCAGGCGATGCGCTGGCAGGTCACGTCTCCCGCTGACGGCCACGCGGACACGCTCCGCGGCTGGCGCGCCTTCCGCAGCCCTGAGGCTGCCCCGGTGAGCGAGCGCTCCAGCGGGGGCTCCAGCAGCAGCTCTGGCCGGAGCCCTGACTCCGTGCGCCCGGCAGCCGCGGCGACCCAGGTCGTCCGGAACTTGGTCCCGCCGCCGCAGTCGTTCGAGCCGCGCAAGAGCCCGGTCAAGCACCTCGGCCCCGCCCCGCAGCAGCCCCGGACGAAGCCGCCCGTGCACGCCACCCGCCCGATGCCGGTGCTGCCGTCCTCCGCCCCGAAGCAGCAGCCCGCGGCCAGGCCGCCGAGCAGGCAGCCGGGCGCACAGCCGGGCAGGCAGGCGGGCCAACAGCCAGGTAGGCAAGCGGCTAGGCAGCCGAGCGTACAGCCGGGCAGGCAACCCGGCGTGCAGCCGAGGCCACCCGCTCCGGTCGTGCCGCGCAGGAAGCCGTGGCCGCTGCGGCTGCTCAGCGCACTCGTGCGATGGATTCCCCGGCTGGTGCTCCTGTGGGCCGCGTACGTGCTGATCGCCCAGGACTACCCCCCGGGAGGTCAGCCGTACCTCGTCGCGCCGGCGCTCGCGATCGCCGCTCTCGGGCTGGCGGTTCTCCTGCGCGTCCTCGGGCAGGCAATGAAGGTCTGGTTCTACGTGGTCGCGACGGTGCTCGTCGGCGTGGGTTCGGTAGTGCTGTGGGCGACGAGCACGGGCCTGCTGTACATGGCCTGA
- a CDS encoding C2 family cysteine protease: MSDNMYGADVEALRLLGRAFDEAAAQLGAARSLIASGVDASDWWGPNGEMFRGEWADRHAPGLSAVETELARVGDVVRRNADDQERTSESLDGAGGGFGLPGGGPGGGAGGGDYSGEDRPGNPDLGDHGPYKPATNIPMDDNAIDPDQLNQQGLGDCWLLAAMGSIAQNDPEFFREHMVENPDGTWTVTMYKDGEPVEITVEPEVASGGVMDPKGNPSWASIYEKAAAEYWGGEYEDLDGGYSDEAFEAITGKESNSSDEGSLEDVREALKNGPVAGGTEDDGSFLWWDGEMDDNRVVPNHAYVVDEVRENANGELEVHVINPWGPGDHNQSDGSNKVGDMWLTQQQWEENFDTLYTTSSTK; this comes from the coding sequence GTGAGCGACAACATGTACGGCGCGGACGTCGAGGCGCTGCGGTTGCTCGGACGGGCCTTCGACGAGGCCGCGGCCCAGCTCGGTGCGGCGCGCAGCCTCATCGCGTCCGGCGTCGACGCCTCCGACTGGTGGGGGCCGAACGGCGAGATGTTCCGCGGCGAGTGGGCCGATCGGCACGCCCCGGGCCTGAGCGCCGTGGAGACGGAGCTCGCTCGCGTTGGCGACGTCGTGCGCCGCAATGCGGACGATCAGGAGCGGACCAGCGAGAGCCTGGACGGCGCAGGCGGCGGCTTCGGCCTGCCGGGCGGTGGCCCCGGGGGCGGTGCTGGCGGAGGCGACTACTCCGGCGAGGACCGGCCGGGCAACCCCGATCTGGGGGACCATGGCCCCTACAAGCCGGCCACCAACATCCCCATGGACGACAACGCGATCGATCCCGACCAGCTCAACCAGCAGGGGCTCGGTGACTGCTGGCTGCTCGCCGCGATGGGCTCCATCGCCCAGAACGACCCCGAGTTCTTCCGCGAGCACATGGTCGAGAACCCGGACGGTACCTGGACCGTCACCATGTACAAGGACGGCGAGCCGGTCGAGATCACCGTCGAGCCCGAGGTTGCCAGCGGCGGTGTGATGGACCCGAAGGGCAACCCGAGCTGGGCGTCGATCTACGAGAAGGCGGCTGCCGAGTACTGGGGCGGGGAGTACGAGGACCTGGACGGCGGGTACTCGGACGAGGCGTTCGAGGCGATCACGGGCAAGGAGTCGAACAGCTCCGACGAGGGCAGTCTTGAGGACGTCCGGGAGGCGCTCAAGAACGGCCCGGTCGCAGGGGGCACCGAGGACGACGGCTCGTTCCTCTGGTGGGACGGCGAGATGGACGACAATCGGGTCGTGCCCAACCACGCCTACGTCGTCGACGAGGTGCGGGAGAACGCGAACGGTGAGCTGGAGGTCCACGTCATCAACCCGTGGGGTCCGGGCGACCACAACCAGAGCGACGGCTCCAACAAGGTGGGCGACATGTGGCTCACCCAGCAGCAGTGGGAGGAGAACTTCGACACCCTGTACACCACATCGTCCACCAAGTGA
- a CDS encoding HtaA domain-containing protein, translating to MAHLDWEIKASLLMYVMGAPGGRIVQDDAVGGTGAAFHFPLDPERSPEPSADSSRFAFTGSVVFIGHYGSFVGEVADIEVDSPADGGSDWTMSIRDRESDVRTVAFRLTGSPERSADGLRLTWRQVELTDDGAKLWGGSYSAGTPFEPVTIDLS from the coding sequence GTGGCTCATCTGGACTGGGAGATCAAGGCAAGCCTGCTGATGTACGTGATGGGGGCGCCGGGCGGCCGCATCGTGCAGGACGACGCCGTCGGCGGCACCGGCGCGGCGTTCCACTTCCCGCTCGACCCGGAGCGCAGCCCGGAACCGTCCGCGGACTCGTCCCGGTTCGCCTTCACGGGATCGGTCGTGTTCATCGGGCACTACGGCTCGTTCGTCGGCGAGGTCGCCGACATCGAGGTCGACTCCCCGGCCGACGGCGGCTCCGACTGGACCATGTCCATCCGGGACCGCGAGTCGGACGTGCGCACGGTCGCCTTCCGCCTCACCGGCTCCCCCGAGCGGTCCGCCGACGGCCTGCGCCTGACCTGGCGCCAGGTCGAGCTGACCGACGACGGCGCGAAGCTCTGGGGCGGCAGCTACTCGGCGGGCACGCCGTTCGAGCCGGTGACGATCGACCTGTCCTGA